The following coding sequences are from one Hippopotamus amphibius kiboko isolate mHipAmp2 chromosome 9, mHipAmp2.hap2, whole genome shotgun sequence window:
- the LOC130860958 gene encoding LOW QUALITY PROTEIN: olfactory receptor 6T1-like (The sequence of the model RefSeq protein was modified relative to this genomic sequence to represent the inferred CDS: inserted 1 base in 1 codon) encodes MSPANWTQVTGFVLLGFPSSHILQFLLFLGLLVIYVVTATGNLLIIGLSWMDRRLHTQMYFFLRNLSFLELLLVSVVVPKMLVVILTGDHSISFASCIIQSYLYFLLGTTDFFLLAVMSLDRFLAIXRPLHYETLMSGRVCSQLVLASWLAGFLCVLGPTILMASLPFCGPNGIDHFFCDSWPLLRLSCGDTRLLELLAFVLSTSVLLGSLALISVSYACILATVLRAPTAAERKKAFSTCASHLTVVVIVYGSSIFPYMHLSETQSMLLNKGASVLSCIITPLLNPFIFSLRNEKVKRALERYPEVAQIHGCRTL; translated from the exons ATGAGCCCCGCAAACTGGACTCAGGTAACAGGGTTTGTCCTTCTGGGTTTCCCCAGTAGCCACATTCTGCAGTTCCTGTTGttcctggggctgctggtgaTCTATGTTGTAACAGCCACAGGCAACCTGCTCATCATTGGGCTCAGCTGGATGGACCGACGCCTGCACACACAGATGTACTTCTTCCTGCGGAACCTGTCCTTCCTGGAGCTGTTGCTCGTGTCTGTGGTGGTTCCCAAGATGCTTGTGGTCATCCTCACAGGGGATCACTCCATCTCCTTCGCCAGCTGCATCATCCAGTCCTACCTCTACTTCCTCCTGGGCACCACTGACTTCTTCCTCTTAGCTGTCATGTCTCTGGATCGTTTCCTGGCAA TCCGACCCCTCCACTATGAGACCTTGATGAGTGGTCGTGTCTGTTCCCAACTGGTGCTGGCCTCCTGGCTAGCTGGGTTCCTCTGCGTCCTAGGCCCCACCATCCTCATGGCCAGCCTACCTTTCTGTGGCCCCAATGGCATTGACCACTTCTTTTGTGACAGTTGGCCCTTGCTCAGGCTCTCTTGTGGAGACACCCGCCTGCTGGAGCTGCTGGCTTTCGTGCTGTCCACATCAGTGTTGCTGGGTTCACTGGCACTGATCTCAGTCTCCTATGCCTGCATTCTTGCCACTGTTCTCAGGGCCCCTACAGCtgctgagagaaagaaagcattCTCCACTTGTGCCTCACATCTTACAGTAGTGGTCATTGTttatggcagttccatttttccCTACATGCATCTGTCAGAGACTCAATCCATGCTGCTCAACAAAGGTGCCTCGGTCCTGAGCTGTATCATCACACCCCTCCTGAACCCATTCATCTTTAGTCTCCGCAATGAGAAGGTGAAGCGAGCCCTTGAGAGATACCCTGAGGTGGCACAGATCCATGGCTGCAGGACACTATGA